A DNA window from Aspergillus nidulans FGSC A4 chromosome V contains the following coding sequences:
- a CDS encoding putative metalloproteinase (transcript_id=CADANIAT00002775) has translation MRFFQAVVALPLIAGVVGSPLNTRATLENCNDEGVQAINNALAQAAEMAISGASLIRSGSGYSYSLFQSFFKTNDAQARNRVADVLEKIATEATNGNQGVVTYYCTPEGIECVNSHSFTMTAYGDTDGTYGRVRTCPAYFTDFPAWSNICSVLDQATSSLHELAHTKGIFGPETYGYDAVHGLSSASALENAESYAFFSKSAFLNCSITY, from the exons ATGCGTTTCTTCCAGGCCGTTGTTGCTCTTCCTCTGATTGCGGGTGTTGTTGGCAGCCCTCTGAATACCCGCGCTACCCTTGAAAACTGCAATGACGAGGGGGTGCAAGCAATTAACAACGCACTCGCCCAGGCTGCAGAGATGGCCATTTCAGGAGCCAGCCTCATCCGCAGCGGATCTGGCTACTCATACAGCCTCTTccagagcttcttcaagaccaatGACGCGCAGGCTCGCAACCGTGTTGCGGATGTCTTGGAGAAGATCGCCACAGAGGCCACGAACGGGAACCAAGGCGTTGTAACCTACTACTGCACTCCGGAGGGCATCGAATGCGTTAACAGCCACTCTTTTACCATGACCGCCTACGGTGACACGGACGGAACCTACGGAAGGGTCCGAACTTGCCCTGCATACTTTACCGATTTCCCTGCGTGGTCAAACATTTGTAGTGTCCTGGATCAAGCAACTTCTAGCTTGCATGAGCTGGCGCATACCAAAGGCATCTTCGGCCCCGAGACGTATGGCTATGACGCAGTGCATGGTTTGAGCTCTGCTTCCGCTCTTGAGAACGCTGAGAGCTatgccttcttctccaagt CGGCTTTCCTCAACTGCAGTATCACCTACTAA